From Anaerohalosphaera lusitana, one genomic window encodes:
- a CDS encoding CPBP family intramembrane glutamic endopeptidase encodes MKGWMMGDGIRTSALVRERAGAGVPFRAFWPFLVIAFAIAWGVLALYIFLPEWMGAVFGELSGRHPLFFLAVYAPAIAAVVVVLWHSGPAGLRGFMSRVLLWRCSWVWYAFLVVGIPLVFVGGAAMRGTLFTDPFAFDSVGGMFAGLGLAVIKGPMEEFGWRGVALPLLQRKFAPIWAGVVLGMIWGVWHLPAFLLSGTQQSEWAFAPFFLGCIALSVIVTPLFNASGGSILLTALFHFTVMNPVLPAAEPYDTYILVVAAGVIVWLNREAMFRRGVAVTEVVGSAFGSPRRTKGTKGKFEKEYGVASRRLIYAGSG; translated from the coding sequence TTGAAAGGTTGGATGATGGGTGATGGGATTAGGACTTCTGCGTTGGTTCGGGAGAGGGCGGGGGCTGGCGTGCCTTTTAGGGCGTTTTGGCCGTTTCTGGTGATTGCTTTTGCTATTGCGTGGGGTGTGCTGGCGCTGTATATATTTCTGCCTGAGTGGATGGGTGCGGTGTTCGGGGAGTTGAGCGGGCGGCATCCGCTGTTCTTTCTGGCTGTGTATGCGCCTGCTATCGCGGCGGTGGTGGTCGTGTTATGGCATAGCGGGCCGGCGGGGCTGCGGGGTTTTATGTCGCGGGTGCTGCTGTGGCGGTGCTCGTGGGTGTGGTATGCTTTTCTGGTGGTGGGAATTCCGCTGGTGTTTGTTGGCGGGGCTGCAATGCGGGGGACCTTGTTTACCGATCCGTTTGCGTTTGACTCGGTGGGGGGTATGTTTGCGGGGCTGGGTCTTGCCGTGATCAAAGGGCCCATGGAGGAGTTTGGGTGGCGGGGTGTTGCACTGCCCTTGCTGCAGAGGAAGTTTGCGCCGATATGGGCTGGGGTTGTTCTCGGCATGATATGGGGGGTGTGGCACTTGCCGGCGTTTTTGCTGAGCGGTACGCAGCAGAGTGAGTGGGCGTTCGCGCCGTTCTTTCTGGGGTGCATCGCGTTGAGCGTGATCGTTACGCCGTTGTTCAACGCGTCGGGTGGGAGTATTCTGCTTACGGCGTTGTTTCATTTTACGGTCATGAATCCGGTTTTGCCTGCGGCGGAGCCTTACGATACGTATATTCTGGTTGTTGCGGCGGGGGTGATCGTTTGGCTTAATCGGGAGGCGATGTTTAGGCGTGGCGTGGCTGTGACTGAGGTTGTTGGGTCGGCGTTTGGTTCACCACGAAGGACGAAGGGCACGAAGGGGAAATTTGAGAAAGAATATGGAGTCGCTTCGCGACGGCTGATTTATGCTGGGTCCGGCTGA
- the thyX gene encoding FAD-dependent thymidylate synthase, with product MGQVHARVRLVRMTEDAEGVVASAGRLCYASETEDILKQDKGSAGEFIQRIIKMGHVSILEHAVFTFFVEGVSRALTHQLVRHRIASYSQRSQRYVAHNEFDYIVPPELEGKTVEVDGEQVDAVAYFEETMGEIAGRYAKLQGALGGNSEKSNQDARYVLPNACETKIFVTMNARELLHFFEERLCMRAQWEIRGAAEQMLELAKGACPSIFAGVGPKCVRMGRCPEGKMTCGKYQEMKEKYGG from the coding sequence ATGGGACAGGTACATGCTAGAGTTCGGCTGGTTCGGATGACCGAGGACGCTGAGGGGGTTGTTGCGTCGGCGGGTCGGTTGTGTTATGCCAGCGAGACGGAAGACATACTGAAGCAGGACAAGGGGTCGGCTGGTGAGTTTATCCAGCGGATCATCAAGATGGGGCATGTGAGTATTTTGGAGCATGCCGTGTTTACGTTCTTTGTGGAGGGGGTATCGCGGGCGCTGACGCATCAGTTGGTGAGGCATCGGATCGCGAGCTATTCGCAGCGGAGTCAGCGGTATGTGGCTCATAACGAGTTCGATTATATCGTGCCGCCTGAGCTGGAGGGCAAGACGGTGGAGGTGGATGGTGAGCAGGTGGACGCGGTCGCGTATTTTGAGGAGACGATGGGCGAGATCGCGGGGCGGTATGCGAAGCTGCAGGGGGCGCTGGGGGGCAATAGTGAAAAGAGTAATCAAGATGCGCGGTATGTTCTGCCGAATGCATGTGAGACGAAGATATTTGTGACGATGAACGCGAGGGAGCTGCTTCACTTTTTCGAGGAGCGGCTTTGCATGCGGGCCCAGTGGGAGATACGCGGGGCGGCTGAGCAGATGCTGGAGCTGGCGAAGGGGGCGTGTCCGTCGATATTCGCGGGGGTTGGGCCGAAATGTGTGCGGATGGGGAGGTGTCCGGAGGGGAAGATGACTTGCGGGAAGTATCAGGAGATGAAAGAGAAGTACGGCGGCTAA
- a CDS encoding peptidylprolyl isomerase: MSVRKSLMIIGIAGFCAVLLFSAGCFKAKGGFGRYSEEEMQEIDLAQRDNLPVPTGGLVLSVRGEAISVDEVIEPLQSGFEKIAGTNFQTFVEQSRPAVSRVVMNKVTDILLYNQAQRKAGDNAQMEDKLEQAVESEVDRFIVEWGGDYAKAQAAIEEMGMDWKSFREYQKRMLLTQSYLGEKLKSETEVVSRRRMKKFYDENQELFEQKGVLDFKLIDIRPEKLADEQVEEGQDRKDAAIQLAGSLYARAKAGDDFGELAEEYSHGHMAISGGDWDAVTPGSLAAPYDAIEEAAKDMEAGELSGPIVADGHVFVMQLEEYRAGGVVSFAEAQDKIEYQLKTQRRREQFNEIIAELMEQANVQGMDRFVEYCLVEAYNRYAVRG, encoded by the coding sequence ATGTCTGTCAGAAAGAGTCTGATGATAATCGGTATTGCGGGTTTTTGTGCGGTTCTGCTGTTTTCGGCTGGGTGTTTCAAGGCCAAGGGCGGGTTCGGCAGGTACAGCGAGGAAGAGATGCAGGAAATCGATCTTGCGCAGCGGGACAATCTGCCTGTGCCAACGGGCGGGCTGGTGCTGTCGGTGCGGGGTGAGGCGATCTCGGTAGACGAGGTGATCGAGCCGTTACAGAGCGGGTTCGAGAAGATCGCGGGGACGAATTTTCAGACGTTCGTGGAGCAGTCTCGGCCGGCGGTTAGTCGGGTGGTGATGAACAAGGTGACGGATATTCTGCTGTATAACCAGGCGCAGCGGAAGGCCGGCGACAATGCTCAGATGGAGGATAAGCTGGAGCAGGCGGTGGAGAGTGAGGTTGACAGGTTCATCGTCGAATGGGGCGGGGATTATGCGAAGGCGCAGGCGGCGATAGAAGAGATGGGGATGGACTGGAAGAGTTTTAGGGAGTATCAGAAGCGGATGCTACTGACGCAGTCGTATCTTGGTGAGAAGCTCAAGAGTGAGACGGAGGTGGTTTCGCGGCGGAGGATGAAGAAGTTTTATGATGAGAACCAGGAACTGTTCGAGCAGAAGGGCGTGCTGGATTTCAAGCTGATCGATATTCGGCCGGAGAAGCTTGCGGATGAGCAGGTCGAGGAGGGGCAGGACAGGAAGGATGCGGCGATCCAGTTGGCGGGCAGCCTGTATGCGAGGGCGAAGGCTGGGGACGATTTTGGTGAGCTCGCGGAGGAGTATTCGCACGGGCACATGGCGATCAGCGGGGGTGACTGGGACGCGGTTACGCCGGGTTCGCTGGCGGCGCCTTATGATGCGATCGAGGAGGCTGCGAAGGATATGGAGGCGGGCGAGCTGAGCGGGCCTATCGTTGCGGACGGGCACGTGTTCGTGATGCAGTTGGAAGAGTATCGGGCTGGCGGGGTTGTGAGCTTTGCGGAAGCGCAGGACAAGATCGAGTATCAGTTGAAGACGCAGCGGAGACGCGAGCAGTTTAACGAGATAATCGCGGAGCTTATGGAGCAGGCGAACGTGCAGGGCATGGACCGGTTCGTGGAGTACTGCCTGGTCGAGGCGTATAATCGTTATGCGGTTCGGGGCTGA
- the acpS gene encoding holo-ACP synthase: protein MKIVAHGIDLVELGRIAEVLERHGERFLDRVFTQREQADAAGVKRRVEKLAGRFAAKEAVLKLIGTGWRGKIAWTDIEVVNGEMGEPVVNVSGEVKRIADEMGVEQMTLSITHTAELAMASVVALRGVE, encoded by the coding sequence ATGAAGATAGTTGCGCACGGGATAGATCTGGTTGAGCTTGGCAGGATCGCGGAGGTGCTGGAACGGCACGGAGAGCGGTTTCTGGACAGGGTGTTTACGCAGCGCGAGCAGGCAGATGCGGCGGGGGTTAAGCGGCGCGTCGAAAAGCTGGCGGGGCGGTTCGCTGCTAAGGAGGCTGTGCTGAAGCTGATCGGGACCGGCTGGCGGGGTAAGATCGCGTGGACGGATATCGAGGTGGTCAACGGCGAGATGGGTGAGCCGGTAGTTAACGTGAGCGGTGAGGTCAAGCGGATCGCGGATGAGATGGGGGTGGAGCAGATGACGCTGAGCATTACGCATACGGCGGAGCTGGCGATGGCGTCGGTGGTTGCGCTGCGGGGTGTTGAATGA
- the mnmG gene encoding tRNA uridine-5-carboxymethylaminomethyl(34) synthesis enzyme MnmG, producing MSGGRFECIIVGGGHAGAEAAHAAGRMGADTLLITHSRETIAKMSCNPAIGGIAKGQIAREVDALGGLMGQAIDATGIQFRMLNRSKGPAVRSPRAQADKDKYKDYVRGRLEATEGLTIVEGEVDEVLVEDGWTRGVRCADGVEYYADAVVITAGTFLRGVMHMGEEQWAGGRIGEKASNALSDCLRGLGFELGRLKTGTPVRIAGDTIDYDKCERQPGDDEIVPFSFMTEGIEREQVPCWITWTNERIHDLLRANLHRAPMYTGQISSEGPRYCPSIETKIERFADKKRHQVFLEPEDEAGKTVYCNGISTSVPKDVQEEMMRMLPGTERARITTYAYAIEYDYSPARQLRESLETRAVEGLFFAGQINGTSGYEEAAGQGLVAGVNAVRKVRGEEPMVLGRDQAYVGVLIDDLLTKEITEPYRMFTSRAEYRLTLRADNADRRLTPIGREMGVVCDERWARYGRKVEELARLREYLKKTKREGKALWHLLKGADAGLGDELGEHEDVIAMGVGADTVAAAVVDAKYEGYLVKQAKQIESFRKLENVRLPADLDFAGVTHLRNEAKGKLAAFRPATLGQASRIGGITPADITVLQIELKRRLGGSG from the coding sequence ATGAGCGGGGGAAGGTTCGAGTGTATTATAGTCGGCGGCGGTCATGCGGGGGCCGAGGCTGCGCATGCGGCGGGGCGGATGGGGGCGGATACGCTTTTGATCACGCACAGCCGGGAGACTATCGCGAAGATGAGCTGCAACCCGGCGATAGGTGGGATCGCGAAGGGGCAGATCGCGCGGGAGGTGGATGCGCTTGGCGGGCTGATGGGGCAGGCGATAGACGCGACGGGGATACAGTTTCGGATGCTGAACAGGTCGAAGGGGCCGGCGGTGCGGAGTCCGAGGGCGCAGGCGGATAAGGACAAGTATAAGGATTATGTGCGGGGGAGGCTCGAGGCGACGGAGGGGTTGACGATCGTCGAGGGTGAGGTGGATGAGGTGCTGGTGGAGGATGGTTGGACTCGGGGGGTGCGGTGTGCGGACGGTGTGGAATATTACGCGGATGCGGTGGTTATCACGGCGGGGACGTTTCTGCGGGGTGTGATGCATATGGGTGAGGAGCAGTGGGCGGGGGGCAGGATCGGTGAGAAGGCGAGTAATGCGCTGAGTGATTGTCTGCGGGGGCTGGGATTTGAGCTGGGGCGGTTGAAGACGGGGACGCCTGTGCGGATCGCGGGGGATACGATAGATTATGACAAGTGCGAGCGGCAGCCGGGGGATGATGAGATCGTGCCGTTCTCGTTCATGACGGAGGGGATCGAGCGGGAGCAGGTGCCTTGCTGGATAACGTGGACGAATGAGCGGATACACGATCTGCTGCGGGCGAATCTGCATCGGGCGCCGATGTATACTGGGCAGATATCGTCGGAGGGGCCGAGGTATTGTCCGAGCATCGAGACGAAGATCGAGCGGTTTGCGGATAAGAAGCGGCACCAGGTTTTTCTGGAGCCCGAGGACGAGGCGGGGAAGACGGTTTACTGCAACGGGATAAGTACGTCGGTGCCGAAGGATGTGCAGGAAGAGATGATGCGGATGCTGCCGGGGACGGAGCGGGCGAGGATCACGACGTATGCGTATGCGATAGAGTATGATTATTCGCCGGCGAGGCAGTTGCGGGAGAGCCTGGAGACGCGTGCGGTGGAGGGGCTGTTCTTTGCGGGGCAGATAAACGGCACGAGCGGGTATGAGGAGGCAGCGGGGCAGGGGCTTGTGGCGGGTGTGAACGCGGTGCGGAAGGTGCGGGGTGAGGAGCCGATGGTGCTTGGGCGGGATCAGGCGTATGTCGGGGTGCTGATAGACGATCTGTTGACGAAGGAGATCACGGAGCCTTACCGGATGTTTACGTCGCGGGCGGAGTATCGGTTGACGCTGCGGGCGGACAATGCAGACAGGAGGCTGACGCCGATCGGACGTGAGATGGGAGTTGTTTGTGACGAGCGGTGGGCGCGGTATGGGCGGAAGGTGGAGGAGCTGGCGAGGTTGAGGGAGTATCTGAAGAAGACGAAGCGGGAGGGGAAGGCGCTGTGGCATCTGCTGAAGGGTGCGGATGCGGGTCTGGGTGATGAGCTTGGTGAGCATGAGGATGTGATCGCGATGGGGGTGGGGGCGGATACGGTAGCGGCGGCTGTTGTGGATGCGAAGTATGAGGGGTATCTGGTCAAGCAGGCGAAGCAGATCGAGAGCTTTCGGAAGCTGGAGAACGTGCGGCTGCCGGCGGATCTGGATTTTGCGGGGGTGACGCATCTGCGGAACGAGGCGAAGGGGAAGCTGGCGGCGTTTCGGCCTGCGACGCTTGGGCAGGCGAGCAGGATAGGGGGGATAACGCCTGCGGATATAACTGTGCTGCAGATCGAGCTGAAGAGGCGGCTGGGGGGTTCTGGTTAG